In Leifsonia sp. PS1209, the genomic stretch CCCGCGCACGGTGACCAGCATCGCCGGCTCCGACGGGCTCTCCTCGATCCGCGACCGGATGCGCTTGATGTGCACATCCAGGGTCTTGGTGTCGCCGAAGTAGTCGCTCCCCCACACCCGGTCGATCAGCTGGCCGCGCGTCAGCACCCTCCCCGCGTTGCGTAGCAGCAGCTCCAGCAGCTCGAATTCCTTCAGCGGCATGGAGATCTCGGTGCCGTTGACCTGCACCGTGTGCCTGTCCACATCCATTCGCACCGAACCGGCTTCGAGGATCGCGTCGTCGATCGTCTCCTCCGCCTCCACCCTGCGCCGCAGCACGGCCCGGATGCGCGCGAGCAGTTCGCGGGACGAGTACGGCTTGGTCACGTAGTCGTCGGCGCCGAGCTCCAGGCCCACCACGATGTCGACCTCGGAGTCCTTGGCGGTCAGCATGATGATCGGCACGCTCGACCGGGTGCGGATCTCCCTGCACACCTCCGTGCCGGGGATGCCGGGCAGCATGAGGTCGAGCAGGATGAGGTCTGCGCCGTCCTTGTCGAACTCGGCGAGCGCCGTCGGCCCGTCCTCCGCGACCGTCACGTCGTAGCCTTCGCGCTTCAACAGGTAGGCGAGCGGCTCGCTCAGAGCGGCCTCATCCTCGACGAGCAGGATGGATGTCACGTTGGTTCTCCTATCGGGGGACGAACAGTGGATGCTTCTGGCAGCCGGATGGTGAAGGTCGAGCCGCGACCGGGCTGCGACCAGACGCGCACCTCGCCGCCGTGGTTCTGCACGGCGTGCTTGACGATGGCGAGCCCCAGCCCCGTGCCTCCCGTGTTGCGGGAGCGGGCCTGGTCGACGCGGAAGAATCGTTCGAAGACGCGGTCGAGGTCGTCTTCCGGGATGCCCTCGCCCTGGTCGGTCACCGCGATCTCGACCACGCCGTCGACCACGCGGACGCCGACGCCGATGCGCGAGTCGTCCGGCGAGTACTGGATCGCGTTGGAGATGAGGTTGTGCACAGCGGTGACGAGCAGGGCCTCGTTGCCGAGGATCTCCGCCGCCTTGTCGCCGCGGACCGCGAGCTCGATGCCCCTGGTCTCCGCGGCGACCCTGTTCTGGTCGAGGGCAGCCGTGACGACGGCGTTCGCCCGGAGACGCTCGGCGCTGCCGATGGCATCCGTCGCCTGCAGCCTGCTCAGCTCGATGATGTCCTGTGTGATGCGGGCGAGCCTGTGCGCCTCCTGCGTGAGCCTGTGCGCGAACCGGCGCACCTGGTCCGGGTCGTCCGACGCGCCGTCGAGCGCTTCGGCCAGCAGGCTGACCGCCCCGATCGGCGTCTTCAGCTCGTGGCTGATGTTGGCGACGAAGTCGCGCCGCACGATCTCCAGCCGGTACGACTCGGTCCTGTCCTCCGCGAGCAGCAGCACGTAGCGGCTGCCGAGCCTGGCGACCCGCACGCTCAAGTGGATGTTCGCATCGCCGAACGGGCCGCGCGCGAGTTCGCACTCCTCCGTCACCGGTTCGCCGGTGCGCCGAACACTGTCCACCAGGTCGACGAGGTGCGGGTGCACGAGGGCGCCGTTCCAGACGAGACCGATCGCGTGGGCGCCGGGCGATGCCTTGATGACGTTGTTCGACGGGTCGAGCACGACACCGGCCGATTCGAGCGCATCCAGTACCTGATCGACGCCGTCGGGAACGCTCGGGCTGACCACCTGCACGGCGTGATCGCCCCGTCTCGCGGCGATGTGCAGGATCCACACGAATCCGGCGCCGACCACGAGGCCGAGTGCCAGAGACAGCAGCACCAACCAGGCGGAGTCCATGAGGCAAGCGTATGGGATGCGTAAACAGCCGAATGCACGCATCCCGCAGCCTGCCGCGTGTTTTCGCGGGTACTTTAGACAGTGTTCAGGCGGACGGCACCAACCGTTAACCTGGCGAAGGGAACATGCTCACGGGGTCA encodes the following:
- a CDS encoding response regulator transcription factor: MTSILLVEDEAALSEPLAYLLKREGYDVTVAEDGPTALAEFDKDGADLILLDLMLPGIPGTEVCREIRTRSSVPIIMLTAKDSEVDIVVGLELGADDYVTKPYSSRELLARIRAVLRRRVEAEETIDDAILEAGSVRMDVDRHTVQVNGTEISMPLKEFELLELLLRNAGRVLTRGQLIDRVWGSDYFGDTKTLDVHIKRIRSRIEESPSEPAMLVTVRGLGYRFNA
- a CDS encoding ATP-binding protein, producing MDSAWLVLLSLALGLVVGAGFVWILHIAARRGDHAVQVVSPSVPDGVDQVLDALESAGVVLDPSNNVIKASPGAHAIGLVWNGALVHPHLVDLVDSVRRTGEPVTEECELARGPFGDANIHLSVRVARLGSRYVLLLAEDRTESYRLEIVRRDFVANISHELKTPIGAVSLLAEALDGASDDPDQVRRFAHRLTQEAHRLARITQDIIELSRLQATDAIGSAERLRANAVVTAALDQNRVAAETRGIELAVRGDKAAEILGNEALLVTAVHNLISNAIQYSPDDSRIGVGVRVVDGVVEIAVTDQGEGIPEDDLDRVFERFFRVDQARSRNTGGTGLGLAIVKHAVQNHGGEVRVWSQPGRGSTFTIRLPEASTVRPPIGEPT